The following are from one region of the Streptomyces rubrogriseus genome:
- the cimA gene encoding citramalate synthase has product MTATSELDDSFHVFDTTLRDGAQREGINLTVADKLAIARHLDDFGVGFIEGGWPGANPRDTEFFARAQQEIDFRHAQLVAFGSTRRAGANAAEDHQVKALLESGAQVITLVAKSHDRHVELALRTTLDENLAMVADTVSHLKAQGRRVFVDCEHFFDGYRANPEYAKSVVRTASEAGADVVVLCDTNGGMLPAQIQAVVATVLADTGARLGIHAQDDTGCAVANTLAAVDAGATHVQCTANGYGERVGNANLFPVVAALELKYGKRVLPEGRLREMTRISHAIAEVVNLTPSTHQPYVGVSAFAHKAGLHASAIKVDPDLYQHIDPELVGNTMRMLVSDMAGRASIELKGKELGIDLGGDRELVGRVVERVKERELAGYTYEAADASFELLLRAEAEGRPLKYFEVESWRAITEDRPDGSHANEATVKLWAKGERIVATAEGNGPVNALDRSLRVALEKIYPELAKLDLVDYKVRILEGVHGTQSTTRVLISTSDGTGEWATVGVAENVIAASWQALEDAYTYGLLRAGVAPAK; this is encoded by the coding sequence ATGACCGCAACCAGCGAACTCGACGATTCGTTCCACGTCTTCGACACCACCCTGCGGGACGGCGCGCAGCGCGAGGGCATCAACCTCACGGTCGCGGACAAGCTGGCCATCGCACGGCACCTGGACGACTTCGGGGTGGGCTTCATCGAGGGCGGCTGGCCCGGCGCCAACCCGCGCGACACCGAGTTCTTCGCCCGCGCCCAGCAGGAGATCGACTTCCGGCACGCCCAGCTGGTCGCCTTCGGCTCCACCCGCCGCGCGGGCGCGAACGCCGCCGAGGACCACCAGGTCAAGGCGCTGCTCGAGTCCGGCGCCCAGGTGATCACCCTGGTCGCCAAGTCGCACGACCGGCACGTCGAACTGGCCCTGCGCACCACGCTGGACGAGAACCTGGCGATGGTGGCCGACACGGTCTCCCACCTGAAGGCACAGGGCCGCCGGGTCTTCGTCGACTGCGAGCACTTCTTCGACGGCTACCGCGCCAACCCCGAGTACGCGAAGTCCGTCGTGCGCACCGCCTCCGAGGCCGGTGCCGACGTCGTCGTCCTGTGCGACACCAACGGCGGCATGCTCCCGGCGCAGATCCAGGCGGTGGTCGCCACGGTGCTGGCCGACACCGGCGCCCGGCTCGGCATCCACGCCCAGGACGACACCGGCTGCGCCGTCGCCAACACGCTCGCCGCCGTCGACGCGGGCGCGACCCACGTCCAGTGCACGGCCAACGGCTACGGCGAGCGGGTCGGCAACGCCAACCTGTTCCCGGTCGTGGCCGCCCTGGAGCTGAAGTACGGCAAGCGGGTGCTGCCCGAGGGCCGGCTGCGCGAGATGACCCGCATCTCGCACGCCATCGCCGAGGTCGTCAACCTCACCCCCTCCACCCACCAGCCCTACGTGGGCGTCTCCGCCTTCGCGCACAAGGCCGGCCTGCACGCCTCCGCGATCAAGGTCGACCCGGACCTCTACCAGCACATCGACCCCGAGCTGGTCGGCAACACCATGCGGATGCTGGTCTCCGACATGGCGGGACGGGCCTCCATCGAGCTGAAGGGCAAGGAGCTCGGCATCGACCTCGGCGGCGACCGCGAGCTGGTCGGCCGGGTCGTGGAGCGGGTCAAGGAGCGCGAGCTGGCGGGCTACACCTACGAGGCCGCCGACGCCAGCTTCGAGCTGCTGCTGCGCGCCGAGGCCGAGGGCAGGCCGCTGAAGTACTTCGAGGTCGAGTCCTGGCGTGCGATCACCGAGGACCGCCCCGACGGCAGCCACGCCAACGAGGCCACGGTCAAGCTCTGGGCCAAGGGCGAGCGCATCGTCGCCACCGCCGAGGGCAACGGCCCGGTCAACGCCCTGGACCGGTCGCTGCGCGTCGCCCTGGAGAAGATCTACCCGGAGCTGGCCAAGCTCGACCTGGTCGACTACAAGGTCCGCATCCTGGAGGGCGTGCACGGCACCCAGTCCACC
- a CDS encoding TetR/AcrR family transcriptional regulator encodes MAGGGRRQAPPREDVLAAAMEMIAERGLEKLTMAALGREVGMSSGHLLYYFGSKDELLLRTLEWSEGRLGAERGRLLTRPGTARERLGAYVDLYVPDGHRDPHWTLWLEVWNRSQNAPDEARDRQAAIEGAWHRDLAALLAEGISRGEFRAVDPDRFASRLRALLDGFAIHVAIGLRGTDRAQVLGHVRDFLAEGLYGRD; translated from the coding sequence ATGGCCGGTGGTGGGCGCAGGCAGGCCCCGCCGCGCGAGGACGTGCTCGCCGCCGCCATGGAGATGATCGCCGAGCGCGGGCTGGAGAAGCTCACCATGGCGGCGCTCGGCCGCGAGGTCGGCATGAGCAGCGGCCACCTCCTGTACTACTTCGGCTCCAAGGACGAGCTGCTGCTGCGCACCCTGGAGTGGAGCGAGGGCCGCCTCGGCGCCGAGCGCGGCCGCCTGCTCACCCGGCCCGGCACCGCCCGGGAACGCCTCGGCGCCTACGTCGACCTGTACGTCCCCGACGGCCACCGCGACCCGCACTGGACGCTGTGGCTGGAGGTGTGGAACCGCTCGCAGAACGCCCCCGACGAGGCCCGCGACCGGCAGGCCGCCATCGAGGGCGCCTGGCACCGCGACCTGGCCGCCCTGCTCGCCGAGGGCATCTCGCGCGGCGAGTTCCGCGCCGTGGACCCGGACCGCTTCGCGTCCCGGCTGCGGGCCCTCCTCGACGGCTTCGCCATCCACGTGGCGATCGGCCTGCGCGGGACGGACCGGGCGCAGGTGCTCGGTCACGTACGGGACTTCCTGGCCGAGGGCCTCTACGGGCGGGACTGA
- a CDS encoding agmatine deiminase family protein, with protein MTFRMPPEWAPHERTWMAWPGPNATFTDHEELAGARAAWASVARAVRRFEPVTMVHGPGQAATARELLGPDVDLVERELDDAWMRDIGPTFVTDGQGGLAAVDWVFNGWGAQDWARWEHDAEIARHVADLAAAPVLSSPLVNEGGAIHVDGEGTVLLTDTVQLGSGRNPGWSREEVEAEIHAKLGTTTAIWLPHGLAGDYGRYGTQGHVDIVAAFARPGTVVVHSQRDPRHPDHERSRLYLEILRGRTDARGRRLEVVEVPAPTVLKDEEGEWVDYSYINHYVCNGGVVLCAFGDPNDELAAGIFRRLFPERTVSLVDARTIFAGGGGIHCITQQQPRTCRT; from the coding sequence ATGACCTTCCGCATGCCGCCCGAGTGGGCCCCGCACGAACGCACCTGGATGGCCTGGCCGGGCCCCAACGCGACGTTCACCGACCACGAGGAGCTGGCCGGGGCTCGTGCTGCCTGGGCCTCCGTCGCCCGCGCGGTGCGCCGTTTCGAGCCGGTGACGATGGTGCACGGGCCGGGTCAGGCCGCCACCGCGCGCGAGCTGCTCGGACCGGACGTCGACCTGGTGGAGCGCGAGCTGGACGACGCCTGGATGCGGGACATCGGCCCGACCTTCGTGACGGACGGGCAGGGCGGGCTCGCCGCCGTGGACTGGGTGTTCAACGGCTGGGGCGCCCAGGACTGGGCCCGCTGGGAGCACGACGCCGAGATCGCCCGGCACGTCGCGGACCTCGCCGCCGCCCCCGTGCTGAGCAGCCCGCTCGTCAACGAGGGCGGCGCGATCCACGTCGACGGCGAGGGCACGGTCCTGCTGACCGACACCGTCCAGCTCGGCTCCGGCCGCAACCCCGGCTGGAGCCGCGAGGAGGTCGAGGCGGAGATCCACGCCAAGCTCGGCACCACCACGGCGATCTGGCTCCCGCACGGCCTGGCCGGCGACTACGGCAGGTACGGCACCCAGGGCCACGTCGACATCGTCGCGGCCTTCGCGCGGCCGGGCACCGTCGTCGTGCACAGCCAGCGCGACCCCCGGCACCCCGACCACGAGCGCTCACGGCTGTACCTGGAGATCCTGCGCGGCCGAACCGACGCCAGGGGCCGCCGCCTGGAGGTCGTCGAGGTTCCCGCCCCGACCGTCCTGAAGGACGAGGAGGGCGAGTGGGTCGACTACTCGTACATCAACCACTACGTGTGCAACGGCGGCGTCGTCCTGTGCGCCTTCGGCGACCCGAACGACGAACTCGCCGCGGGCATCTTCCGCCGCCTGTTCCCGGAGCGGACGGTGTCCCTGGTGGACGCGCGTACGATCTTCGCGGGTGGCGGGGGCATCCACTGCATCACCCAGCAGCAGCCGAGGACCTGCAGGACCTAG
- a CDS encoding urease subunit alpha: MSIDPYAYAATHGPRAGDRLRLGDSGLVIRVESDAQRYGDEFLAGFGKTARDGLHLKAAAVRDTCDVVISNVVVIDAVQGIRKVSIGIREGRVHAIGRAGNPDTLDGVDVVVGTGTSIVSGEGLIATAGAVDTHVHLLSPRIMEASLASGVTTVIGQEFGPVWGVGVNSPWALKHAFGAFDAWPVNIGFLGRGSSSHDAPLVEALAEGGASGFKVHEDMGAHTRALDTALRVAEEYDVQVALHSDGLNECLSVEDTLRVLEGRTIHAFHIEGCGGGHVPNVLKMAGVPNVIGSSTNPTLPFGRDAVAEHYGMIVSVHDLKTDLPGDAAMARDRIRAGTMGAEDVLHDLGAIGITSSDAQGMGRAGETVRRTFAMAGKMKAQFGAEGDDDNARVLRYIAKLTINPAIAHGLAHEVGSIEVGKLADIVLWRPDHFGAKPQLVLKSGFPAYGVVGDPNAATDTCEPLVLGPQFGAHGATPAEISVAFVAQAALDQGGDTMPTRRRRVAVRGTRGIGPADLRLNSRTGAVDVDQRTGLVTLDGDPLRSEPAESVSLNRLYFL, from the coding sequence ATGAGCATCGACCCGTACGCCTACGCCGCCACCCACGGACCGCGCGCCGGCGACCGGCTCCGCCTCGGGGACTCGGGGCTGGTGATCCGCGTCGAGTCCGACGCGCAGCGCTACGGCGACGAGTTCCTCGCCGGCTTCGGCAAGACCGCCCGCGACGGACTGCACCTCAAGGCCGCCGCCGTCCGCGACACCTGCGACGTCGTGATCAGCAACGTGGTCGTGATCGACGCCGTGCAGGGCATCCGGAAGGTGTCGATCGGCATCCGCGAGGGGCGCGTCCACGCCATCGGCCGGGCCGGGAACCCGGACACCCTCGACGGCGTCGACGTCGTGGTCGGCACCGGCACCTCCATCGTGTCCGGCGAGGGCCTCATCGCCACCGCCGGGGCCGTGGACACCCACGTCCACCTGCTCTCCCCGCGCATCATGGAGGCCTCGCTCGCGTCCGGCGTGACGACGGTCATCGGGCAGGAGTTCGGCCCGGTCTGGGGCGTCGGCGTCAACTCGCCCTGGGCGCTGAAGCACGCGTTCGGCGCCTTCGACGCCTGGCCGGTCAACATCGGTTTCCTGGGCCGGGGTTCCTCCTCCCACGACGCCCCGCTGGTCGAGGCGCTGGCCGAGGGCGGGGCGTCCGGCTTCAAGGTGCACGAGGACATGGGCGCCCACACCCGCGCCCTCGACACCGCGCTGCGCGTCGCCGAGGAGTACGACGTCCAGGTCGCCCTGCACAGCGACGGCCTCAACGAATGCCTCTCCGTGGAGGACACCCTGCGGGTGCTGGAGGGCCGCACCATCCACGCCTTCCACATCGAGGGCTGCGGCGGGGGGCACGTCCCCAACGTGCTGAAGATGGCCGGTGTCCCCAACGTCATCGGGTCCTCCACCAACCCCACCCTGCCCTTCGGCCGGGACGCGGTCGCCGAGCACTACGGCATGATCGTCTCCGTCCACGACCTCAAGACCGACCTGCCGGGCGACGCCGCGATGGCCCGCGACCGCATCCGCGCCGGGACCATGGGCGCCGAGGACGTGCTGCACGACCTGGGCGCCATCGGCATCACCTCCTCCGACGCGCAGGGCATGGGCCGGGCCGGCGAGACCGTCCGCCGTACCTTCGCCATGGCCGGGAAGATGAAGGCACAGTTCGGCGCCGAGGGCGACGACGACAACGCACGCGTCCTGCGCTACATCGCCAAGCTGACCATCAACCCCGCCATCGCCCACGGCCTCGCGCACGAGGTCGGCTCCATCGAGGTCGGCAAGCTCGCCGACATCGTGCTGTGGCGCCCGGACCACTTCGGCGCCAAGCCGCAGCTGGTCCTCAAGTCGGGCTTCCCGGCGTACGGCGTGGTCGGCGACCCCAACGCGGCCACCGACACCTGCGAACCCCTGGTCCTCGGGCCCCAGTTCGGCGCGCACGGCGCCACGCCCGCCGAGATATCGGTGGCCTTCGTCGCACAGGCCGCCCTCGACCAGGGCGGCGACACCATGCCGACCCGCCGCCGCCGGGTCGCGGTGCGCGGCACCCGCGGCATCGGGCCGGCCGACCTGCGGCTGAACTCCCGCACCGGCGCGGTCGACGTCGACCAGCGCACCGGCCTGGTCACCCTCGACGGCGACCCGCTGCGCTCCGAGCCCGCCGAGTCGGTCTCCCTCAACCGCCTCTACTTCCTCTGA
- the ureA gene encoding urease subunit gamma, which produces MRLTPTERDRLLLFGAAELARARRARGLRLNVPEATALIADTVCEAARDGARLAEAVERARSVLGPDDVLPGVADVVTEVHVEAVFDDGSRLAVVADPVGGGGLGDDAPGALLPGRDRPEPEAALRLPVTNTATVPVSVTSHFHFFEANPRLDFDRERAYGMRLAVPAGSSVRFGPGERVEVGLVPIGGARVAIGFAGLVDGPLDAPGARDEALRRAAACGYLGADR; this is translated from the coding sequence GTGAGACTGACCCCCACGGAACGTGACCGGCTGCTGCTGTTCGGGGCGGCCGAGCTGGCCCGTGCCCGCCGGGCCCGCGGGCTCAGGCTGAACGTGCCGGAGGCGACCGCGCTGATCGCGGACACCGTGTGCGAGGCCGCCCGCGACGGAGCGCGCCTCGCGGAGGCCGTCGAGCGCGCCCGGTCCGTGCTCGGCCCGGACGACGTCCTGCCCGGCGTCGCGGACGTGGTCACCGAGGTGCACGTGGAGGCCGTCTTCGACGACGGCTCCCGCCTCGCGGTCGTCGCCGACCCCGTCGGAGGCGGCGGGCTCGGCGACGACGCCCCCGGGGCACTGTTGCCGGGACGCGACCGTCCCGAGCCCGAGGCGGCGCTGCGGCTCCCGGTCACCAACACCGCGACCGTGCCGGTCTCCGTCACCTCCCACTTCCACTTCTTCGAGGCCAATCCGCGCCTGGACTTCGACCGTGAGCGGGCCTACGGCATGCGCCTGGCCGTCCCGGCCGGGTCCTCGGTCCGTTTCGGCCCCGGCGAGCGCGTCGAGGTGGGGCTCGTGCCGATCGGCGGGGCGCGCGTCGCCATCGGGTTCGCCGGGCTCGTCGACGGCCCGCTGGACGCGCCGGGAGCCAGGGATGAGGCCCTGCGCCGGGCCGCCGCCTGCGGATATCTGGGAGCAGACCGATGA
- a CDS encoding cytosine permease encodes MPIEQRGVDTIPEAERTSGPRDLVSILLGSNLCLGVIVFGWLPPSFGLGWWASVSSVVAGTVVGTVFTAPLALISLRTGTNLSTSSGAQFGVRGRLVGSVVGLLLALGYTALTVWIGGDVMAGVLGRLFGLPQGGATYAVVYGLLAAATVAGAVYGYRVLLAMSRVLAYGMTALLVLGVIAYAPDFTTAALPEAGGYLLGGFWPTWLLAAVAAGLSGPIAFITLLGDYTRYISPARHSSRRVLRATWLGLTLGLLVPQLFGTFTAYAAGAAVDYAGPLVDASPTWYLVPLLLAASAGSVGNAGLMLYSMGLDLDAILPRASRARATCAVAVVATACVFAGHYAWQAQSAMTSFVLLLTAIGTPWAVITMIGSVRCGGVYDADALQVFNRRARGGIYWYRSGWNVPATAAWAVGALVGVLAVSLPSYEGPLLSVTGGVDCSFLLSGLVGGVVYVLLPQPRAASPKEPGVGNLSPSGGTSHTL; translated from the coding sequence ATGCCGATAGAACAGCGCGGAGTCGACACCATCCCGGAGGCGGAACGCACCAGCGGGCCCCGGGACCTGGTCTCGATCCTGCTGGGGTCCAACCTCTGCCTGGGCGTGATCGTCTTCGGCTGGCTGCCGCCGTCCTTCGGCCTCGGCTGGTGGGCGTCGGTGAGCTCGGTGGTGGCGGGGACGGTCGTCGGCACGGTGTTCACGGCCCCGCTGGCCCTGATCTCCCTGCGTACCGGCACCAACCTGTCCACGTCCTCCGGCGCCCAGTTCGGGGTGCGCGGGCGGCTGGTCGGCTCGGTGGTCGGCCTGCTCCTCGCGCTCGGCTACACCGCGCTGACCGTGTGGATCGGCGGGGACGTGATGGCGGGCGTGCTCGGGCGGCTGTTCGGCCTGCCGCAGGGCGGTGCGACGTACGCCGTCGTCTACGGTCTGCTCGCCGCCGCGACCGTCGCGGGCGCGGTGTACGGGTACCGGGTGCTGCTCGCCATGTCGCGGGTGCTGGCCTACGGCATGACCGCCCTGCTGGTCCTCGGCGTGATCGCCTACGCCCCCGACTTCACCACCGCCGCGCTGCCGGAGGCGGGCGGGTACCTGCTGGGCGGGTTCTGGCCGACGTGGCTGCTGGCCGCCGTGGCCGCGGGCCTTTCCGGGCCGATCGCCTTCATCACGCTGCTCGGCGACTACACCCGCTACATCTCGCCGGCCCGCCACTCCTCCCGCCGGGTGCTGCGCGCGACCTGGCTGGGGCTGACGCTGGGCCTGCTGGTCCCGCAGCTCTTCGGCACCTTCACGGCGTACGCCGCCGGCGCCGCCGTGGACTACGCGGGGCCGCTGGTCGACGCCTCCCCCACCTGGTACCTGGTCCCGCTGCTGCTCGCCGCCTCGGCCGGCTCGGTCGGCAACGCGGGGCTGATGCTGTACTCGATGGGCCTGGACCTGGACGCCATCCTGCCGCGCGCCTCCCGCGCCCGTGCCACCTGCGCGGTCGCCGTCGTCGCCACGGCCTGCGTCTTCGCCGGGCACTACGCCTGGCAGGCGCAGTCGGCGATGACGTCCTTCGTGCTGCTGCTGACCGCGATCGGCACCCCGTGGGCGGTCATCACGATGATCGGCTCGGTGCGCTGCGGCGGGGTGTACGACGCCGACGCCCTCCAGGTCTTCAACCGCCGGGCACGGGGCGGGATCTACTGGTACCGCTCCGGCTGGAACGTCCCCGCGACGGCCGCCTGGGCGGTGGGCGCGCTGGTCGGCGTGCTGGCGGTGTCCCTGCCGTCGTACGAGGGTCCGCTGCTGTCCGTCACCGGCGGGGTGGACTGCAGCTTCCTGCTGTCGGGGCTGGTGGGCGGGGTGGTGTACGTGCTGTTGCCGCAGCCCCGGGCTGCCTCGCCGAAGGAGCCCGGGGTCGGGAATCTCAGCCCGTCTGGGGGTACCTCCCACACCCTCTAG
- a CDS encoding branched-chain amino acid aminotransferase: MTTPTIELKPSANPLSDSERAAILANPGFGRHFTDHMVTIKWTEGRGWHDGQLVPYAPLSLDPATMVLHYAQEIFEGLKAYRRPDGSVATFRPEKNGARFQASSRRLGMPELPVDTFIEACDALVGQDEKWVPAHGGEESLYLRPFMIATEVGLGVRPANEYLFIVIASPAGAYFPGGVKPVSIWVSEDRVRAVPGGMGDAKTGGNYAASLLAQAEAATKGCDQVCYLDAIERKWVEELGGMNLYFVYGNKIVTPSLTGSILEGVTRDSLLTVARDLGYEAQEGRVSVDQWQRDSENGTLTEVFACGTAAVITPVGTVKRSGAEWQQSGGETGEVTQRLRDALLDIQRGTAEDTHGWMHTLA; the protein is encoded by the coding sequence ATGACGACGCCCACGATCGAGCTCAAGCCCTCTGCCAACCCGCTCTCGGACTCCGAGCGCGCGGCGATTCTGGCCAACCCCGGGTTCGGCCGCCACTTCACCGACCACATGGTGACGATCAAGTGGACCGAGGGCCGCGGCTGGCACGACGGCCAGCTGGTGCCGTACGCCCCGCTCTCCCTCGACCCGGCCACCATGGTCCTGCACTACGCGCAGGAGATCTTCGAGGGACTGAAGGCCTACCGGCGGCCCGACGGCTCCGTCGCCACCTTCCGCCCGGAGAAGAACGGCGCCCGCTTCCAGGCGTCCTCGCGCCGCCTGGGCATGCCCGAGCTTCCCGTGGACACCTTCATCGAGGCCTGCGACGCGCTGGTCGGGCAGGACGAGAAGTGGGTCCCGGCGCACGGCGGCGAGGAATCCCTGTACCTGCGCCCCTTCATGATCGCGACCGAGGTCGGCCTGGGCGTCAGGCCGGCCAACGAGTACCTCTTCATCGTCATCGCCTCCCCGGCCGGCGCCTACTTCCCGGGCGGGGTCAAGCCGGTCTCCATCTGGGTCTCCGAGGACCGCGTCCGCGCCGTCCCCGGCGGCATGGGCGACGCCAAGACCGGCGGCAACTACGCGGCCTCCCTGCTCGCCCAGGCCGAGGCCGCCACCAAGGGCTGCGACCAGGTCTGCTACCTCGACGCCATCGAGCGCAAGTGGGTCGAGGAACTGGGCGGCATGAACCTGTACTTCGTGTACGGCAACAAGATCGTCACGCCGTCGCTCACCGGCTCCATCCTGGAGGGCGTCACCCGTGACTCCCTCCTCACCGTCGCCCGCGACCTCGGCTACGAGGCTCAGGAGGGTCGCGTCTCGGTCGACCAGTGGCAGCGCGACTCGGAGAACGGCACCCTCACCGAGGTCTTCGCCTGCGGCACCGCGGCCGTGATCACGCCCGTCGGCACGGTCAAGCGGAGCGGCGCCGAGTGGCAGCAGAGCGGGGGCGAGACGGGTGAGGTGACGCAGCGGCTGCGGGACGCGCTGCTGGACATCCAGCGGGGGACGGCCGAGGACACGCATGGGTGGATGCACACGCTGGCCTGA
- a CDS encoding 3-isopropylmalate dehydrogenase — protein MSRSLNLAVIPGDGIGQEVVAEGLKVLSAVLPQDVKLETKEFDFGARRYHATGETLTDADLDALKTHDAVLLGAIGDPSVPSGVLERGFLLKLRFAFDHHVNLRPSKLLPGVATPLAGQPEIDFVVVREGTEGPYTGNGGTIRKGTEHEVATEVSVNTAYGVERVVRDAFARAQARPRKKLTLVHKNNVLTFAGHLWTNIFNKVAAEYPEVTTDYIHVDAATIFLVTDPARFDVIVTDNLFGDIITDLAAAVSGGIGVAASGNINPSGDFPSMFEPVHGSAPDIAGQGKADPTATVLSVALLLRHLGYEDEAARIEEAVSADLGERGDLPARSTSEIGDTLAARVAG, from the coding sequence ATGTCTCGCAGCCTCAATCTCGCAGTGATTCCCGGTGACGGCATCGGCCAGGAGGTCGTGGCCGAGGGTCTCAAGGTCCTCTCCGCCGTCCTTCCGCAGGATGTGAAGCTGGAGACCAAGGAATTCGACTTCGGCGCCCGGCGCTACCACGCCACCGGTGAGACCCTCACCGACGCCGACCTCGACGCCCTCAAGACGCACGACGCCGTCCTGCTCGGCGCCATCGGCGACCCCTCGGTGCCGTCCGGCGTGCTGGAGCGCGGCTTCCTGCTCAAGCTCCGCTTCGCCTTCGACCACCACGTCAACCTGCGGCCGAGCAAGCTCCTGCCCGGCGTCGCCACCCCGCTCGCCGGCCAGCCCGAGATCGACTTCGTCGTCGTCCGCGAGGGCACCGAGGGTCCGTACACGGGCAACGGCGGCACCATCCGCAAGGGCACCGAGCACGAGGTCGCCACCGAGGTCTCCGTCAACACGGCCTACGGCGTCGAGCGCGTCGTCCGCGACGCCTTCGCCCGCGCCCAGGCCCGCCCCCGCAAGAAGCTCACGCTGGTCCACAAGAACAACGTGCTGACCTTCGCGGGCCACCTGTGGACCAACATCTTCAACAAGGTCGCGGCGGAGTACCCCGAGGTCACCACCGACTACATCCACGTCGACGCCGCGACCATCTTCCTGGTCACCGACCCGGCCCGGTTCGACGTGATCGTCACCGACAACCTCTTCGGCGACATCATCACCGACCTCGCCGCGGCCGTCTCCGGCGGCATCGGCGTCGCCGCCAGCGGGAACATCAACCCGTCCGGCGACTTCCCCTCGATGTTCGAGCCGGTGCACGGCTCCGCGCCGGACATCGCCGGCCAGGGCAAGGCCGACCCCACCGCCACGGTCCTGTCCGTCGCCCTGCTGCTGCGCCACCTCGGGTACGAGGACGAGGCCGCCCGGATCGAGGAAGCCGTCTCCGCCGACCTCGGCGAGCGCGGCGACCTGCCCGCCCGCAGCACCTCCGAGATCGGCGACACTCTCGCCGCACGAGTAGCCGGCTGA
- the pruA gene encoding L-glutamate gamma-semialdehyde dehydrogenase: MDAVTQVPTPVNEPVHGYAPGSPERARLEAKLKELADNPVDLPCTIGGVKRMGGGERFDVVQPHNHKSRLGTYANATQQDAQDAIDAALAAAPAWRAMSFDDRAAIILRAAELLSGPWRETIAASTMLGQSKTAQQAEIDSPCELIDFWRFNVHYARNILAEQPPANSQGVWNRMDHRPLEGFVYAITPFNFSAIAANLPTAPALMGNVVVWKPSPTQTHAAVLLMQLLEEAGLPKGVINLVTGDGIAVSEVALEHRDLAGIHFTGSTKTFQHLWKTVGNNIEKYRTYPRLVGETGGKDFLVAHPSADRAVLKTALTRGAFEYQGQKCSATSRAYIPASIWNDGFKEEFAAEVDYLTMGDVTDLSNFIGAVIDERSFAKNKAAIDRAKEDETCTIVAGGSYDDSVGYFVRPTVVECTDPENEVFRTEYFGPFLAVHVYDDSADDAYDAMLTQMESVSDYALTGSVISNDRAAAAYTMEKLRYAAGNFYINDKSTGAVVGQQPFGGGRASGTNDKAGAPQNLMRWTLTRAIKETLVAPTDYTYPHMG, from the coding sequence ATGGACGCTGTGACCCAGGTCCCCACCCCCGTCAACGAGCCGGTGCACGGCTACGCGCCCGGTTCGCCCGAGCGTGCCCGCCTGGAGGCCAAGCTCAAGGAGCTGGCCGACAACCCGGTCGACCTTCCCTGCACCATCGGTGGTGTGAAGCGGATGGGCGGCGGTGAGCGCTTCGACGTCGTGCAGCCGCACAACCACAAGTCCCGCCTGGGCACGTACGCCAACGCCACGCAGCAGGACGCCCAGGACGCGATCGACGCCGCCCTGGCCGCCGCCCCCGCGTGGCGCGCGATGTCCTTCGACGACCGCGCGGCGATCATCCTGCGCGCCGCCGAGCTGCTGTCCGGCCCGTGGCGCGAGACCATCGCCGCCTCCACCATGCTCGGCCAGTCCAAGACCGCCCAGCAGGCCGAGATCGACAGCCCCTGCGAGCTGATCGACTTCTGGCGCTTCAACGTCCACTACGCGCGCAACATCCTCGCGGAGCAGCCCCCGGCCAACTCCCAGGGCGTGTGGAACCGCATGGACCACCGCCCGCTGGAGGGCTTCGTCTACGCGATCACCCCGTTCAACTTCAGCGCGATCGCGGCCAACCTGCCCACCGCCCCCGCCCTGATGGGCAACGTGGTGGTCTGGAAGCCGTCCCCGACGCAGACCCACGCCGCCGTGCTGCTGATGCAGCTGCTGGAGGAGGCCGGGCTGCCCAAGGGCGTCATCAACCTGGTCACCGGCGACGGCATCGCGGTCTCCGAGGTCGCTCTGGAGCACCGGGACCTCGCGGGCATCCACTTCACCGGCTCGACCAAGACCTTCCAGCACCTGTGGAAGACGGTCGGCAACAACATCGAGAAGTACCGCACCTACCCGCGCCTGGTCGGCGAGACCGGCGGCAAGGACTTCCTGGTCGCCCACCCGAGCGCCGACCGCGCCGTGCTCAAGACGGCCCTGACCCGCGGTGCCTTCGAGTACCAGGGCCAGAAGTGCAGCGCCACCTCCCGCGCCTACATCCCGGCGTCCATCTGGAACGACGGGTTCAAGGAGGAGTTCGCCGCCGAGGTCGACTACCTCACCATGGGTGACGTCACCGACCTGTCGAACTTCATCGGCGCGGTCATCGACGAGCGGTCCTTCGCCAAGAACAAGGCCGCCATCGACCGGGCCAAGGAGGACGAGACCTGCACGATCGTCGCGGGCGGCTCCTACGACGACTCGGTCGGCTACTTCGTCCGCCCGACCGTCGTCGAGTGCACCGACCCGGAGAACGAGGTCTTCCGCACCGAGTACTTCGGCCCCTTCCTCGCCGTGCACGTGTACGACGACAGCGCCGACGACGCGTACGACGCGATGCTGACCCAGATGGAGTCGGTCTCGGACTACGCGCTCACCGGCTCGGTGATCTCCAACGACCGCGCGGCGGCGGCGTACACGATGGAGAAGCTGCGCTACGCGGCCGGCAACTTCTACATCAACGACAAGTCGACCGGCGCCGTGGTCGGCCAGCAGCCCTTCGGCGGCGGCCGCGCCTCCGGCACCAACGACAAGGCCGGCGCCCCGCAGAACCTGATGCGCTGGACGCTGACCCGCGCCATCAAGGAGACGCTGGTCGCGCCGACCGACTACACCTACCCGCACATGGGCTGA